A single region of the Sorghum bicolor cultivar BTx623 chromosome 7, Sorghum_bicolor_NCBIv3, whole genome shotgun sequence genome encodes:
- the LOC8080639 gene encoding putative receptor-like protein kinase At4g00960 isoform X3 gives MTPCGWAKINCQDNKVIAITLSSVGLAGILSPSIAKITTLQQLLLDGNEISGGIPEELGNLSSLTTLNLGRNQFNGSIPDSLGRLLKLQNLDLSENGLSGTIPISLSNLSSLNNINLSDNSDLHGEIPENLLQVAQYNYTGNHLNCSPQSTPCEKRTAKTGPKIKSNVWILVVVSSLLGVALCIIFCFGPIMFRSLSKGKQRVRDRSNVVVHRDIFRKKIVHRDEELVWGTEGNNLDFTFYNYSQVLDATNDFSVENKLGQGGFGPVYKGRLPDGLEIAVKRLASHSMQGFTEFRNEVQLIAKLQHRNLVRLLGYCSQGEEKMLVYEYLKNQSLDFFIFDEKRRTLLNWDKRLVIIEGIAQGLLYLHKHSRLRVIHRDVKASNILLDYEMNPKISDFGMAKMFSSNDNEGNTERVVGTFGYMAPEYASEGLFSAKSDVFSFGVLILEIITGERNSGFYYHGDFLNLLGYAWQLWKEQRWPELVDISLATNGCTLEMMRCINIALLCVQENATDRPTTSDVVAMLGSENMALPEPKHPGYFHARVAKEEASTIAYSINDATMSSTHGTRQQGGRAEGMQGHEDF, from the exons ATGACCCCATGCGGTTGGGCTAAGATTAATTGTCAAGACAACAAAGTTATCGCAAT AACTTTGAGCTCAGTAGGATTAGCTGGAATCTTATCTCCAAGCATTGCAAAGATAACAACTTTACAACAGCT GTTATTAGATGGGAATGAAATAAGTGGTGGAATTCCTGAGGAGCTGGGGAACCTATCAAGTTTGACAACTTTAAATCTAGGAAGAAATCAATTTAATGGCTCCATACCTGACTCTCTTGGTCGACTCCTAAAACTTCAAAACCT AGATCTAAGCGAAAATGGATTGTCAGGGACAATCCCAATCTCTCTCTCAAATCTTTCATCACTGAATAATAT AAATCTATCAGACAACAGCGATCTTCATGGTGAAATACCAGAAAATCTGCTCCAGGTTGCTCAATACAA CTATACAGGCAACCACTTGAACTGTAGCCCACAATCAACTCCATGTGAAAAACGCACAGCTAAGACAG GGCCTAAAATTAAAAGTAATGTTTGGATCTTGGTTGTTGTTTCTTCTCTACTTGGAGTTGCTTTGTGCATCATCTTTTGCTTTGGACCAATCATGTTCAGAAGCCTCAGCAAAG GCAAACAGAGAGTAAGGGATAGATCAAATGTGGTTGTGCACCGAGATATCTTTCGAAAAAAGATTGTGCACCGAGATGAAGAGCTAGTATGGGGAACAGAAGGGAACAATCTAGATTTCACATTTTACAATTATTCACAAGTTTTGGATGCTACAAATGACTTCTCGGTAGAAAATAAACTTGGGCAAGGTGGCTTCGGTCCTGTTTACAAG GGCCGACTTCCTGATGGGTTGGAGATAGCAGTTAAAAGACTTGCTTCGCATTCTATGCAAGGTTTCACAGAGTTCCGCAATGAAGTCCAACTCATAGCAAAACTCCAGCATAGAAATTTGGTTAGGTTGTTGGGATATTGCTCCCAAGGGGAGGAAAAAATGCTGGTCTATGAATATTTGAAGAATCAAAGCTTAGATTTCTTCATATTTG ATGAAAAAAGAAGGACCTTACTAAATTGGGATAAACGACTTGTGATAATCGAAGGGATTGCACAAGGACTATTGTATTTGCATAAACACTCTCGGTTACGGGTTATACATAGAGATGTCAAAGCAAGCAATATTCTCTTGGACTATGAAATGAATCCTAAGATTTCTGATTTTGGGATGGCAAAAATGTTTAGCTCAAATGATAATGAAGGAAACACAGAAAGGGTTGTTGGGACTTT TGGTTACATGGCTCCAGAGTATGCTTCCGAAGGCCTTTTCTCTGCAAAATCTGATGTATTTAGCTTCGGTGTGCTAATTCTTGAGATTATAACCGGAGAAAGAAATTCAGGTTTCTATTACCATGGAGACTTCCTAAACCTACTTGGATAC GCTTGGCAACTATGGAAAGAGCAAAGATGGCCTGAACTTGTGGATATATCATTGGCTACGAATGGTTGTACACTAGAGATGATGAGGTGCATCAACATTGCACTGTTATGTGTGCAAGAGAATGCGACTGACAGGCCTACCACGTCAGATGTAGTTGCAATGCTAGGCAGCGAGAACATGGCCCTACCTGAGCCCAAGCACCCAGGATATTTCCACGCAAGGGTAGCAAAGGAAGAGGCGTCCACAATTGCATACAGTATCAATGATGCGACTATGTCTAGCACACATG gtacTCGTCAGCAGGGAGGACGCGCTGAAGGCATGCAGGGACATGAAGATTTTTGA
- the LOC8080639 gene encoding probable LRR receptor-like serine/threonine-protein kinase At5g10290 isoform X1 translates to MKLLAFGLVLLSFLQSFATSDYQVAALYEIRTQLSDKGGVLKDWKDNQMTPCGWAKINCQDNKVIAITLSSVGLAGILSPSIAKITTLQQLLLDGNEISGGIPEELGNLSSLTTLNLGRNQFNGSIPDSLGRLLKLQNLDLSENGLSGTIPISLSNLSSLNNINLSDNSDLHGEIPENLLQVAQYNYTGNHLNCSPQSTPCEKRTAKTGPKIKSNVWILVVVSSLLGVALCIIFCFGPIMFRSLSKGKQRVRDRSNVVVHRDIFRKKIVHRDEELVWGTEGNNLDFTFYNYSQVLDATNDFSVENKLGQGGFGPVYKGRLPDGLEIAVKRLASHSMQGFTEFRNEVQLIAKLQHRNLVRLLGYCSQGEEKMLVYEYLKNQSLDFFIFDEKRRTLLNWDKRLVIIEGIAQGLLYLHKHSRLRVIHRDVKASNILLDYEMNPKISDFGMAKMFSSNDNEGNTERVVGTFGYMAPEYASEGLFSAKSDVFSFGVLILEIITGERNSGFYYHGDFLNLLGYAWQLWKEQRWPELVDISLATNGCTLEMMRCINIALLCVQENATDRPTTSDVVAMLGSENMALPEPKHPGYFHARVAKEEASTIAYSINDATMSSTHGTRQQGGRAEGMQGHEDF, encoded by the exons ATGAAGCTATTGGCATTCGGTTTAGTCTTATTGAGCTTCTTACAATCTTTTGCTACCTCTGACTACCAAG TTGCAGCATTGTATGAAATAAGGACGCAGCTCAGTGATAAGGGTGGTGTCTTAAAAGACTGGAAGGATAACCAAATGACCCCATGCGGTTGGGCTAAGATTAATTGTCAAGACAACAAAGTTATCGCAAT AACTTTGAGCTCAGTAGGATTAGCTGGAATCTTATCTCCAAGCATTGCAAAGATAACAACTTTACAACAGCT GTTATTAGATGGGAATGAAATAAGTGGTGGAATTCCTGAGGAGCTGGGGAACCTATCAAGTTTGACAACTTTAAATCTAGGAAGAAATCAATTTAATGGCTCCATACCTGACTCTCTTGGTCGACTCCTAAAACTTCAAAACCT AGATCTAAGCGAAAATGGATTGTCAGGGACAATCCCAATCTCTCTCTCAAATCTTTCATCACTGAATAATAT AAATCTATCAGACAACAGCGATCTTCATGGTGAAATACCAGAAAATCTGCTCCAGGTTGCTCAATACAA CTATACAGGCAACCACTTGAACTGTAGCCCACAATCAACTCCATGTGAAAAACGCACAGCTAAGACAG GGCCTAAAATTAAAAGTAATGTTTGGATCTTGGTTGTTGTTTCTTCTCTACTTGGAGTTGCTTTGTGCATCATCTTTTGCTTTGGACCAATCATGTTCAGAAGCCTCAGCAAAG GCAAACAGAGAGTAAGGGATAGATCAAATGTGGTTGTGCACCGAGATATCTTTCGAAAAAAGATTGTGCACCGAGATGAAGAGCTAGTATGGGGAACAGAAGGGAACAATCTAGATTTCACATTTTACAATTATTCACAAGTTTTGGATGCTACAAATGACTTCTCGGTAGAAAATAAACTTGGGCAAGGTGGCTTCGGTCCTGTTTACAAG GGCCGACTTCCTGATGGGTTGGAGATAGCAGTTAAAAGACTTGCTTCGCATTCTATGCAAGGTTTCACAGAGTTCCGCAATGAAGTCCAACTCATAGCAAAACTCCAGCATAGAAATTTGGTTAGGTTGTTGGGATATTGCTCCCAAGGGGAGGAAAAAATGCTGGTCTATGAATATTTGAAGAATCAAAGCTTAGATTTCTTCATATTTG ATGAAAAAAGAAGGACCTTACTAAATTGGGATAAACGACTTGTGATAATCGAAGGGATTGCACAAGGACTATTGTATTTGCATAAACACTCTCGGTTACGGGTTATACATAGAGATGTCAAAGCAAGCAATATTCTCTTGGACTATGAAATGAATCCTAAGATTTCTGATTTTGGGATGGCAAAAATGTTTAGCTCAAATGATAATGAAGGAAACACAGAAAGGGTTGTTGGGACTTT TGGTTACATGGCTCCAGAGTATGCTTCCGAAGGCCTTTTCTCTGCAAAATCTGATGTATTTAGCTTCGGTGTGCTAATTCTTGAGATTATAACCGGAGAAAGAAATTCAGGTTTCTATTACCATGGAGACTTCCTAAACCTACTTGGATAC GCTTGGCAACTATGGAAAGAGCAAAGATGGCCTGAACTTGTGGATATATCATTGGCTACGAATGGTTGTACACTAGAGATGATGAGGTGCATCAACATTGCACTGTTATGTGTGCAAGAGAATGCGACTGACAGGCCTACCACGTCAGATGTAGTTGCAATGCTAGGCAGCGAGAACATGGCCCTACCTGAGCCCAAGCACCCAGGATATTTCCACGCAAGGGTAGCAAAGGAAGAGGCGTCCACAATTGCATACAGTATCAATGATGCGACTATGTCTAGCACACATG gtacTCGTCAGCAGGGAGGACGCGCTGAAGGCATGCAGGGACATGAAGATTTTTGA
- the LOC8080639 gene encoding G-type lectin S-receptor-like serine/threonine-protein kinase SD1-1 isoform X2: MKLLAFGLVLLSFLQSFATSDYQALYEIRTQLSDKGGVLKDWKDNQMTPCGWAKINCQDNKVIAITLSSVGLAGILSPSIAKITTLQQLLLDGNEISGGIPEELGNLSSLTTLNLGRNQFNGSIPDSLGRLLKLQNLDLSENGLSGTIPISLSNLSSLNNINLSDNSDLHGEIPENLLQVAQYNYTGNHLNCSPQSTPCEKRTAKTGPKIKSNVWILVVVSSLLGVALCIIFCFGPIMFRSLSKGKQRVRDRSNVVVHRDIFRKKIVHRDEELVWGTEGNNLDFTFYNYSQVLDATNDFSVENKLGQGGFGPVYKGRLPDGLEIAVKRLASHSMQGFTEFRNEVQLIAKLQHRNLVRLLGYCSQGEEKMLVYEYLKNQSLDFFIFDEKRRTLLNWDKRLVIIEGIAQGLLYLHKHSRLRVIHRDVKASNILLDYEMNPKISDFGMAKMFSSNDNEGNTERVVGTFGYMAPEYASEGLFSAKSDVFSFGVLILEIITGERNSGFYYHGDFLNLLGYAWQLWKEQRWPELVDISLATNGCTLEMMRCINIALLCVQENATDRPTTSDVVAMLGSENMALPEPKHPGYFHARVAKEEASTIAYSINDATMSSTHGTRQQGGRAEGMQGHEDF; encoded by the exons ATGAAGCTATTGGCATTCGGTTTAGTCTTATTGAGCTTCTTACAATCTTTTGCTACCTCTGACTACCAAG CATTGTATGAAATAAGGACGCAGCTCAGTGATAAGGGTGGTGTCTTAAAAGACTGGAAGGATAACCAAATGACCCCATGCGGTTGGGCTAAGATTAATTGTCAAGACAACAAAGTTATCGCAAT AACTTTGAGCTCAGTAGGATTAGCTGGAATCTTATCTCCAAGCATTGCAAAGATAACAACTTTACAACAGCT GTTATTAGATGGGAATGAAATAAGTGGTGGAATTCCTGAGGAGCTGGGGAACCTATCAAGTTTGACAACTTTAAATCTAGGAAGAAATCAATTTAATGGCTCCATACCTGACTCTCTTGGTCGACTCCTAAAACTTCAAAACCT AGATCTAAGCGAAAATGGATTGTCAGGGACAATCCCAATCTCTCTCTCAAATCTTTCATCACTGAATAATAT AAATCTATCAGACAACAGCGATCTTCATGGTGAAATACCAGAAAATCTGCTCCAGGTTGCTCAATACAA CTATACAGGCAACCACTTGAACTGTAGCCCACAATCAACTCCATGTGAAAAACGCACAGCTAAGACAG GGCCTAAAATTAAAAGTAATGTTTGGATCTTGGTTGTTGTTTCTTCTCTACTTGGAGTTGCTTTGTGCATCATCTTTTGCTTTGGACCAATCATGTTCAGAAGCCTCAGCAAAG GCAAACAGAGAGTAAGGGATAGATCAAATGTGGTTGTGCACCGAGATATCTTTCGAAAAAAGATTGTGCACCGAGATGAAGAGCTAGTATGGGGAACAGAAGGGAACAATCTAGATTTCACATTTTACAATTATTCACAAGTTTTGGATGCTACAAATGACTTCTCGGTAGAAAATAAACTTGGGCAAGGTGGCTTCGGTCCTGTTTACAAG GGCCGACTTCCTGATGGGTTGGAGATAGCAGTTAAAAGACTTGCTTCGCATTCTATGCAAGGTTTCACAGAGTTCCGCAATGAAGTCCAACTCATAGCAAAACTCCAGCATAGAAATTTGGTTAGGTTGTTGGGATATTGCTCCCAAGGGGAGGAAAAAATGCTGGTCTATGAATATTTGAAGAATCAAAGCTTAGATTTCTTCATATTTG ATGAAAAAAGAAGGACCTTACTAAATTGGGATAAACGACTTGTGATAATCGAAGGGATTGCACAAGGACTATTGTATTTGCATAAACACTCTCGGTTACGGGTTATACATAGAGATGTCAAAGCAAGCAATATTCTCTTGGACTATGAAATGAATCCTAAGATTTCTGATTTTGGGATGGCAAAAATGTTTAGCTCAAATGATAATGAAGGAAACACAGAAAGGGTTGTTGGGACTTT TGGTTACATGGCTCCAGAGTATGCTTCCGAAGGCCTTTTCTCTGCAAAATCTGATGTATTTAGCTTCGGTGTGCTAATTCTTGAGATTATAACCGGAGAAAGAAATTCAGGTTTCTATTACCATGGAGACTTCCTAAACCTACTTGGATAC GCTTGGCAACTATGGAAAGAGCAAAGATGGCCTGAACTTGTGGATATATCATTGGCTACGAATGGTTGTACACTAGAGATGATGAGGTGCATCAACATTGCACTGTTATGTGTGCAAGAGAATGCGACTGACAGGCCTACCACGTCAGATGTAGTTGCAATGCTAGGCAGCGAGAACATGGCCCTACCTGAGCCCAAGCACCCAGGATATTTCCACGCAAGGGTAGCAAAGGAAGAGGCGTCCACAATTGCATACAGTATCAATGATGCGACTATGTCTAGCACACATG gtacTCGTCAGCAGGGAGGACGCGCTGAAGGCATGCAGGGACATGAAGATTTTTGA